ATAATTGCCGTGATCTAAATAACTATTAAAAGGATCTAGATAATCTCGCTTACCCGGATCTCGAATAAAATTTTTTACTTGAGTACATTGTGCCCACAACCCGTAGAGTTTTTTTGCAAATTCAGCCTCTCGACTAAGAATAGTTTGGGTTTCTTCAGCAGTTTCAATATGAGAAAGATAATGACTGACCAGAGTTTCAATCGCTGCTTCATCAGGCTTTGGGTTTGATAATTTAGACCATTGCTTTAATAAAAATTCTGCTCGTTTTCTTTGAAAAAATTTTGCAGCACTCAGTCGCTTATGCTCATCTTGCCATAAGGTAACCCAAGCTTGACAATACTCAGTAGGGCGATATTCATTTAGGCTTGCTAAAAATAAGGGAGTACCACCACCGCCTACAAAAGCAACCATAACTTGAGAGTTAGCTAATAATCGAGCTGCTGCTTGTGTCAGTGAAGTACCACTACCTAGCAGAATAACATTGGTATTTTCCGGGGGGATCGAAAAAAATTTGGTCAGTGCTTTGTCATCTCTAGTATAAACAACACGTTCATCTTTTGCCATA
This genomic window from Candidatus Nitrosacidococcus tergens contains:
- the cas1f gene encoding type I-F CRISPR-associated endonuclease Cas1f; translated protein: MSILPSHRQGLYYLEHCRIMAKDERVVYTRDDKALTKFFSIPPENTNVILLGSGTSLTQAAARLLANSQVMVAFVGGGGTPLFLASLNEYRPTEYCQAWVTLWQDEHKRLSAAKFFQRKRAEFLLKQWSKLSNPKPDEAAIETLVSHYLSHIETAEETQTILSREAEFAKKLYGLWAQCTQVKNFIRDPGKRDYLDPFNSYLDHGNYLAYGISAVVLWVLGIPHALPLIHGMTRRGALVFDVADLIKDTCVMPIAFQQAAAGQSDQQMRQACIAWLDQSDAITFLFQAIKEITQR